One genomic window of Aquisalimonas sp. 2447 includes the following:
- a CDS encoding PhoH family protein, protein MKAQPESQDFSLEPADNDRLANLCGQFDENLRQVERRLGVEISNRAHRFRVIGDEAAVTAAVSVLQDLYQASAEEELSPENVHMYLQDAAVDERVRQGHEKAREEEVVIRTRKAEIRGRGPNQQLYLRNVRDHDLNFGIGPAGTGKTYLAVAAAVEALESDQVRRLVLVRPAVEAGERLGFLPGDLAQKVDPYLRPLYDALFEMLGFDRVAKLIERNVIEIAPLAYMRGRTLNQSFIILDEAQNTTVEQMKMFLTRIGFGSTAVVTGDVTQVDLPKGTASGLRDAVDVLHEVEGVSFTFFTAADVVRHPLVQRIVQAYDRISEARERGGERA, encoded by the coding sequence TTGAAAGCACAGCCCGAATCCCAGGATTTCAGCCTCGAGCCGGCGGACAATGACCGGCTCGCCAATCTTTGCGGTCAGTTCGATGAAAACCTGCGCCAGGTGGAGCGCCGCCTGGGCGTGGAGATCAGCAATCGCGCCCACCGTTTCCGCGTCATTGGTGATGAGGCGGCGGTCACCGCCGCAGTGAGCGTTCTCCAGGACCTCTACCAGGCCAGCGCCGAGGAGGAACTCTCGCCGGAGAACGTGCACATGTACCTCCAGGATGCCGCCGTGGACGAGCGCGTCCGCCAGGGCCACGAGAAGGCCCGCGAAGAGGAAGTGGTGATCCGCACCCGCAAGGCGGAGATCCGCGGCCGGGGGCCGAATCAGCAACTCTACCTGCGCAACGTCCGCGACCATGATCTCAATTTCGGCATCGGCCCCGCCGGTACCGGCAAGACCTACCTGGCGGTGGCCGCCGCCGTGGAAGCGCTGGAGAGTGACCAGGTGCGTCGCCTGGTGCTGGTGCGGCCGGCGGTGGAAGCCGGCGAACGGCTGGGTTTCCTGCCCGGCGATCTGGCCCAGAAGGTGGATCCGTATCTGCGACCGCTGTATGACGCCCTGTTCGAGATGCTCGGTTTCGACCGCGTGGCCAAGCTCATCGAGCGCAACGTCATCGAGATCGCGCCGCTGGCGTACATGCGCGGGCGCACGCTGAACCAGTCCTTCATTATTCTCGACGAGGCACAGAATACCACCGTCGAGCAGATGAAGATGTTCCTCACCCGCATCGGTTTCGGTTCCACCGCCGTGGTCACCGGTGACGTGACCCAGGTGGACCTGCCCAAGGGCACCGCCTCCGGGCTGCGCGATGCGGTCGACGTACTCCACGAAGTGGAGGGTGTGAGCTTCACTTTCTTCACGGCCGCCGACGTGGTGCGGCACCCGTTGGTGCAGCGTATCGTCCAGGCGTACGACCGTATCAGCGAGGCGCGGGAGCGCGGCGGCGAGCGCGCATGA
- a CDS encoding EAL domain-containing protein, translated as MTAGSDTSTGTARGDAPVFLVFKDGRMGEQLAGRLRDFGLRTRHAVNLDVFRNAAAATPPSAVVLDDELLPDDATSAVLEDIHASGRCGPAPLVVVGRNDGVEQRLRAVRAGAQAWFTRPFNPSVLAHRLHQLRGLGAAEHLHALLVDDTGALADTGASLQTGGMTTTVLDDPMRLLDQVRANRPDILLVSGDLAAVDAAELMQMLRQDSRHYGLPALILTAGDKRRFDGLAARAGIDGVVGLPVPATDLTAIVRSRLERVAGLQSSARYLARRDPDTGLDSPGHVLEELRQALALSRGNEQRTTLLYLQVEAAEAAAGRDPRVQRALMVATARRLQILLPATALAARIDEGVYAALLFGADAAELEHLTARLQEALEQQAPATRARLGLTLLRADLSNADAALARARDAALAGDTAAEPATTGDATAETIDWSGPLTNALDRGRFRLVYQPIASLSGTPVSVYEVFVRMLDEQGGEVLPQEFLPAAQRLGLTTPLDRWIVGQAVDVLASQARRDHRPILFVKLFPETVADSRFPRWLADQLREQGVPGDRLVFQLTQEAAATHLAETAALMDALQPLGCALALEHYGARADGNNLLQRLPLKYIKLSPALTREIGTDPTLRADVQAITSQARSAGVRTVAALVQDASSLSVLWGAGVDYIQGYFMQAPSDVFAGE; from the coding sequence ATGACCGCAGGGAGTGACACGAGCACGGGTACCGCTCGGGGCGACGCACCGGTATTCCTGGTGTTCAAGGACGGCAGAATGGGCGAGCAACTTGCCGGCAGACTGCGGGACTTCGGCCTGCGCACCCGCCACGCGGTCAACCTGGACGTCTTCCGCAACGCTGCCGCGGCAACACCACCCAGCGCAGTGGTGCTGGACGATGAGCTCCTGCCCGACGACGCCACCTCCGCGGTGCTGGAGGATATCCATGCAAGCGGGCGATGCGGCCCGGCGCCGTTGGTCGTCGTGGGCCGGAATGACGGCGTTGAACAGCGTCTGCGGGCCGTACGTGCCGGCGCGCAGGCCTGGTTCACACGCCCCTTCAACCCCTCCGTCCTCGCCCACCGGCTCCATCAGCTGCGTGGACTGGGCGCGGCCGAGCACCTGCACGCACTGCTGGTGGACGATACCGGCGCCCTCGCTGACACCGGCGCCAGCCTTCAAACCGGCGGCATGACCACCACCGTTCTGGACGACCCCATGCGGCTGCTGGATCAAGTGCGTGCCAACCGACCGGACATACTCCTGGTCTCGGGGGATCTGGCCGCGGTGGACGCTGCGGAACTGATGCAAATGCTGCGGCAGGACAGCCGGCATTACGGCCTGCCGGCCCTGATTCTCACCGCCGGCGACAAGCGACGTTTCGATGGCCTGGCCGCCCGCGCCGGGATCGACGGTGTCGTCGGGCTGCCGGTACCCGCTACGGACCTCACGGCGATTGTCCGCAGCCGGCTGGAGCGTGTGGCCGGGCTGCAGTCCAGCGCCCGCTACCTGGCACGCCGCGATCCGGACACGGGCCTGGACAGCCCCGGTCATGTGCTGGAGGAGCTCCGGCAGGCACTGGCGCTGAGCCGCGGCAACGAACAGCGCACCACCTTGCTCTATCTGCAGGTGGAGGCGGCGGAGGCTGCCGCCGGCCGGGACCCTCGGGTTCAACGGGCCCTGATGGTCGCCACGGCGCGCAGGTTGCAGATACTGCTCCCCGCCACTGCGCTGGCGGCACGTATTGATGAGGGTGTCTACGCCGCCCTGCTGTTCGGCGCCGATGCCGCCGAACTGGAGCATCTCACCGCCCGCCTGCAGGAGGCACTGGAGCAGCAGGCACCCGCCACGCGCGCACGCCTCGGGTTGACCCTGCTGCGCGCGGACCTGAGTAACGCCGACGCAGCCCTGGCACGCGCCCGGGACGCGGCGCTTGCGGGTGACACAGCGGCCGAGCCGGCCACCACCGGCGACGCTACGGCAGAAACCATCGACTGGAGCGGTCCTCTCACGAACGCCCTGGACCGGGGGCGCTTCCGGCTGGTGTACCAACCCATCGCCAGCCTCAGCGGCACCCCCGTTTCCGTATACGAGGTGTTCGTGCGCATGCTCGACGAGCAGGGCGGCGAAGTGCTTCCCCAGGAGTTTCTGCCGGCCGCGCAACGCCTGGGCCTGACGACACCCCTGGACCGCTGGATCGTTGGTCAGGCGGTGGACGTTCTCGCCAGCCAGGCGCGGCGCGACCACCGACCCATCCTGTTCGTGAAGCTGTTTCCGGAGACAGTGGCGGACAGCCGTTTCCCCCGCTGGCTCGCGGATCAGTTGCGTGAACAGGGCGTCCCCGGAGATCGCCTGGTATTCCAGCTCACCCAGGAGGCCGCCGCCACCCATCTCGCCGAGACGGCGGCGCTGATGGATGCATTGCAGCCCCTGGGCTGCGCCCTCGCCCTGGAGCATTACGGCGCGCGGGCAGACGGCAACAATCTGCTGCAGCGTTTGCCGCTGAAGTACATCAAACTGTCACCGGCGCTGACCCGGGAGATCGGCACGGACCCGACACTGCGCGCCGACGTGCAGGCCATCACCAGTCAGGCCCGCAGTGCCGGTGTACGCACCGTTGCGGCCTTGGTCCAGGACGCCTCCAGCCTGTCCGTGCTCTGGGGCGCCGGTGTGGACTACATTCAGGGCTACTTCATGCAGGCGCCCAGCGACGTTTTTGCCGGTGAGTAG
- the rpmA gene encoding 50S ribosomal protein L27 — MAHKKAGGSTRNGRDSESKRLGVKRFGGQEVVPGNILVRQRGTHFHPGEGVGIGRDHTLFAKSGGQVVFERKGPLNRKYVSVRSH; from the coding sequence ATGGCACATAAAAAGGCAGGCGGCAGTACTCGTAACGGTCGCGATTCCGAGTCGAAGCGCCTTGGCGTGAAGCGTTTCGGTGGGCAGGAAGTGGTCCCGGGTAACATCCTGGTGCGCCAGCGCGGTACCCACTTCCACCCCGGTGAAGGTGTCGGCATCGGCCGCGATCACACCCTCTTCGCCAAGTCCGGCGGTCAGGTGGTGTTCGAGCGCAAAGGCCCGCTCAACCGCAAGTACGTGAGCGTCCGCAGTCACTGA
- the miaB gene encoding tRNA (N6-isopentenyl adenosine(37)-C2)-methylthiotransferase MiaB, which produces MNGKVYVKTHGCQMNEYDSAKMADVLVDQRGYERVSTPEEADLILLNTCSIREKAQEKVFSQLGHWKGLKERNPDVLIGVGGCVASQEGDALQKRAPFVDLVFGPQTLHRLPEMVDRVRAGESAQVDVSFPEIEKFDRLPEPRADGPTAFVSIMEGCSKYCSFCVVPYTRGEEISRPFDDVIAEIADLADQGVREINLLGQNVNAYRAEMADGTEADLALLLHYVAAIDGIDRLRYTTSHPVEFSDSLIEAYAEIPELVDHLHLPVQSGSDFVLKLMKRGHTIDEFKDKVRRLREIRPDISMSTDIIVGFPGEDEDCFEETMALVEEIGFDTSFSFIYSARPGTPASSLADSTPHEVKKARLQRLQATIEANARRISQAMVGTVQTVLVDSVSRRNDAEIAGRTENNRVVNFPGHPRLIGRFVQVYITEALPNSLRGELVDFHDEPGDLLSGAVTA; this is translated from the coding sequence ATGAACGGCAAGGTCTACGTCAAGACGCATGGCTGCCAGATGAACGAGTACGATTCCGCCAAGATGGCGGACGTGCTTGTCGATCAGCGCGGCTATGAGCGAGTGAGCACGCCGGAAGAGGCGGACCTGATTCTGCTCAATACCTGTTCCATTCGCGAGAAGGCCCAGGAGAAGGTCTTTTCCCAGCTTGGCCACTGGAAGGGCCTGAAGGAGCGCAACCCCGACGTGTTGATCGGCGTGGGCGGCTGCGTCGCCTCCCAGGAAGGTGACGCCCTGCAGAAGCGGGCGCCCTTCGTGGACCTGGTGTTCGGCCCCCAGACGCTGCATCGGCTGCCGGAGATGGTGGATCGCGTGCGCGCGGGCGAGTCCGCCCAGGTGGACGTGTCCTTCCCCGAAATCGAGAAATTCGACCGCCTGCCGGAGCCCCGCGCCGACGGTCCCACCGCGTTTGTCTCCATCATGGAGGGCTGCAGCAAGTACTGCAGCTTCTGCGTGGTGCCGTACACCCGTGGTGAGGAAATCAGCCGTCCCTTCGATGACGTCATCGCCGAGATCGCCGATCTGGCGGATCAGGGCGTGCGCGAGATCAACCTGTTGGGTCAGAACGTCAACGCCTACCGTGCAGAGATGGCCGACGGCACCGAAGCCGACCTGGCCCTGCTGCTCCATTACGTCGCCGCCATCGACGGCATCGACCGCCTCCGCTACACCACCTCGCATCCCGTAGAGTTCAGCGACAGCCTCATCGAGGCCTACGCCGAAATACCCGAGCTGGTGGATCACCTGCACCTACCGGTGCAGAGCGGCTCCGATTTCGTGCTCAAACTCATGAAGCGCGGCCATACCATCGACGAGTTCAAGGACAAGGTGCGCCGCCTGCGGGAGATCCGGCCCGACATCAGCATGTCCACGGACATCATCGTCGGCTTCCCCGGCGAGGACGAGGACTGCTTCGAGGAGACCATGGCCCTGGTGGAGGAAATCGGCTTCGACACCTCCTTCAGTTTCATCTACAGCGCGCGTCCGGGCACCCCGGCATCGTCACTGGCGGACAGCACGCCCCACGAGGTAAAAAAAGCGCGACTGCAGCGATTACAGGCGACCATCGAGGCCAACGCCCGGCGCATCAGCCAGGCCATGGTGGGCACGGTGCAGACCGTTCTCGTGGACAGCGTCTCCCGCCGCAATGACGCCGAGATCGCCGGGCGCACCGAGAACAACCGGGTGGTGAACTTCCCCGGACATCCCCGGCTGATTGGTCGTTTCGTACAGGTGTATATCACCGAGGCACTGCCCAACTCCCTGCGCGGGGAACTGGTGGATTTTCACGATGAGCCCGGGGACCTTCTGTCCGGGGCCGTCACGGCGTGA
- the rpsT gene encoding 30S ribosomal protein S20 has protein sequence MANSPQARKRAIQNETRRVHNKSRRTTMRTQIKNVLKAIKSGDKQRAEEAFKTATPLIDRMATKGIIHKNKAARHKSRLNSRIRALG, from the coding sequence TTGGCCAACTCGCCGCAAGCACGGAAACGTGCCATCCAGAACGAGACGCGTCGCGTGCACAACAAGTCGCGCCGTACCACGATGCGTACGCAGATCAAGAACGTTCTCAAGGCCATCAAGTCGGGCGACAAGCAGCGCGCGGAAGAGGCGTTCAAGACCGCCACGCCGCTGATCGACCGCATGGCGACGAAGGGCATCATCCACAAGAACAAGGCCGCTCGCCACAAGAGCCGTCTGAACTCGCGGATCCGCGCCCTGGGTTGA
- the cgtA gene encoding Obg family GTPase CgtA encodes MKFVDEVTIHVAAGGGGDGSASFRREKFIPLGGPDGGDGGAGGSVWLEADEGLNTLADFRHVRRYRAERGQNGMGSQRTGKSAEDVVIAVPVGTVVVEKNTGEQLGDLTGHGERLLVAKGGRGGLGNVHFKSSTNRAPRQTTSGKPGEERDLRLELRVLADVGLLGMPNAGKSTLIRAVSAARPRVADYPFTTLHPNLGVVSVGPAQSFVMADIPGLIEGAADGAGLGVRFLKHLGRTRILLHLVDAVPHDPEQDPVEDMQRLVGELERFSPDLAARERWLVLNKLDLLPEDEREPWKRELVEAMAWEGPVYAVSGLTGVGTEALCRDVMARLEQIDEAAREAQA; translated from the coding sequence ATGAAGTTCGTCGACGAGGTCACCATCCATGTTGCCGCCGGTGGCGGCGGCGATGGATCCGCCAGTTTCCGGCGCGAGAAGTTCATTCCCCTGGGCGGCCCCGACGGGGGTGATGGCGGGGCCGGCGGCAGCGTGTGGCTGGAGGCGGACGAAGGGCTGAACACCCTGGCGGACTTCCGTCACGTGCGCCGCTACCGGGCGGAACGGGGTCAGAACGGCATGGGCTCGCAGCGTACCGGCAAGAGCGCCGAGGATGTGGTCATTGCCGTGCCCGTGGGGACGGTGGTGGTGGAGAAGAACACCGGCGAACAACTCGGTGACCTGACCGGCCACGGCGAGCGCCTGCTGGTGGCCAAGGGCGGTCGCGGCGGCCTGGGGAACGTGCATTTCAAGAGCTCCACCAATCGGGCACCGCGCCAGACCACCTCAGGTAAGCCCGGGGAAGAGCGGGATTTGCGCCTGGAGCTCAGGGTGCTGGCGGATGTAGGCCTGCTGGGCATGCCCAACGCCGGCAAGTCCACACTCATCCGCGCTGTCTCTGCTGCCCGGCCGCGGGTGGCGGACTATCCGTTCACCACCCTGCATCCCAACCTCGGGGTGGTCAGTGTCGGCCCGGCCCAGAGCTTTGTCATGGCCGACATCCCCGGTCTCATCGAAGGCGCCGCCGACGGGGCCGGTCTGGGGGTGCGCTTTCTCAAGCACCTCGGGCGTACGCGTATCCTGCTGCATCTGGTGGATGCGGTGCCCCATGACCCGGAACAGGACCCGGTGGAGGACATGCAACGGCTGGTCGGCGAGTTGGAGCGCTTCAGCCCCGATCTGGCGGCGCGCGAGCGGTGGCTGGTGCTGAACAAACTGGATCTGCTGCCGGAAGACGAGCGTGAGCCCTGGAAACGGGAGCTGGTGGAGGCAATGGCCTGGGAAGGGCCGGTATACGCCGTATCGGGCCTGACCGGTGTCGGCACCGAAGCGCTGTGTCGCGATGTCATGGCGCGGCTGGAGCAGATCGACGAGGCGGCCCGGGAGGCCCAGGCATGA
- a CDS encoding phospholipase D-like domain-containing protein, producing the protein MTRSGWRQWTAKRCRRIGLLVLALLVSVYSGVAVYHTIKPLPDGLNAAMPPRSDGEVRFLADYTWLDEDGRRQMDHEIFDRILALIDGAERLIVLDMFLFNDFAGASDDADLRPLSAEVADALIQRKEQRPDMPVILITDPINTLYGGIENDHLQRLEAAGVDVIVTRLTALRDSNPTWSGLWRLCCQWFGNSPSGWLPNPVGEEPVPMRSILALLNFKANHRKTLFADTPAGWTGLVTSGNPHDASSAHGNIAVEFSGQAALDLLATERAVARFSRPELDWSELDQLQAAAEEEAVPADASDMRVQVLTEEAVLEGILALLERSRAGESVDLAIFYLSQRDTVEALLAAHQRGVRVRVLMDPNEGAFGREKAGVPNQPVAHELHQAGIPVRWCNTRGEQCHSKFILHRGNDGRGEFIAGSANFTRRNLDNFNLETSVSVRATQDAPVMEEAAGYFDGRWHNRPGQEFSLPYSEYEEESRFRYWQYRFMEATGLSTF; encoded by the coding sequence ATGACACGCAGCGGGTGGCGCCAGTGGACGGCCAAGCGGTGCCGACGCATCGGACTCCTGGTACTGGCGCTGTTGGTGTCCGTCTATTCGGGCGTCGCGGTCTACCACACCATCAAGCCGTTGCCGGACGGGCTGAACGCCGCAATGCCCCCCCGATCCGACGGTGAGGTTCGCTTCCTGGCCGATTACACCTGGCTGGATGAGGATGGTCGCCGCCAGATGGATCATGAGATCTTCGATCGGATCCTTGCCCTGATTGATGGGGCCGAACGCCTGATCGTCCTGGACATGTTTCTCTTCAACGACTTTGCCGGCGCCAGCGACGATGCCGATCTGCGCCCGCTGTCAGCGGAAGTGGCCGATGCACTGATCCAGCGGAAAGAGCAGCGGCCGGACATGCCCGTTATCCTCATTACCGACCCGATCAACACGCTCTATGGCGGCATCGAGAACGATCATCTGCAGCGCCTGGAAGCGGCCGGTGTGGACGTGATCGTTACCCGCCTGACGGCCCTGCGTGACTCCAACCCGACCTGGTCCGGTTTGTGGCGTCTCTGCTGCCAGTGGTTTGGGAATTCACCGAGTGGGTGGCTGCCCAACCCGGTCGGAGAGGAGCCGGTTCCCATGCGCAGCATTCTGGCCCTGCTCAACTTCAAGGCCAATCACCGGAAAACCCTGTTTGCCGACACGCCGGCTGGCTGGACGGGACTGGTGACCTCGGGGAATCCCCATGATGCCTCCAGTGCACACGGCAACATCGCTGTGGAGTTCTCCGGCCAGGCCGCCCTGGATCTGCTGGCAACCGAGCGCGCCGTGGCCCGATTCTCCCGCCCCGAACTGGACTGGTCCGAACTCGATCAGCTACAGGCCGCGGCGGAAGAAGAAGCGGTCCCGGCGGATGCATCGGACATGCGTGTGCAGGTCCTTACCGAGGAGGCGGTACTGGAGGGCATTCTGGCGTTGCTGGAGCGTTCCCGGGCCGGTGAGTCCGTGGATCTGGCCATTTTCTATCTGTCCCAGCGTGACACGGTGGAGGCCTTGCTGGCAGCTCATCAGCGCGGGGTCCGGGTGCGCGTGCTGATGGATCCCAATGAGGGGGCCTTCGGTCGTGAAAAGGCCGGTGTCCCGAATCAGCCGGTTGCTCATGAGCTGCACCAGGCCGGCATTCCCGTGCGCTGGTGCAACACCCGGGGGGAGCAATGTCACAGTAAATTCATCCTGCATCGGGGCAACGACGGCCGGGGTGAATTCATCGCGGGCTCCGCCAATTTCACCCGGCGCAACCTGGACAATTTCAACCTGGAAACCAGTGTCAGCGTCCGGGCCACGCAGGACGCTCCCGTCATGGAAGAGGCAGCCGGTTACTTCGATGGTCGTTGGCACAATCGCCCCGGCCAGGAGTTCAGTCTGCCCTACAGCGAATACGAGGAGGAGAGTCGTTTTCGCTACTGGCAGTATCGATTTATGGAAGCCACCGGACTGTCGACCTTCTGA
- the proB gene encoding glutamate 5-kinase, which produces MNVGEANAACGARSGVAKWVVKVGSALVTDEGRGLDHARIAGWVAELAALRDRGVEVTMVSSGAVAEGMQRLQWRHRPRELYKLQAAAAVGQMGLVHAYESEFQRYGLHTAQVLLTHHDLSDRQRYLNARTTLRTLLELGVVPVVNENDTVATDEFRFGDNDTLAALVANLVEADRLVILTDQQGLFDSDPRQYPDARLITEGDAGDPDLERLCGEGAGEYGRGGMLSKVRAAARAARSGAATAIASGREPGVLERLRRDERVGTYLKPAREPLGARKQWLASQMTARGRVYLDAGAVRVLQESGRSLLPVGVTAVAGQFARGEIISCVGPDGREVARGLVNYDAAEADRIKGAASDRIESLLGYVDEPELIHRDNLVLL; this is translated from the coding sequence ATGAACGTCGGGGAGGCGAACGCTGCGTGCGGAGCCCGTTCCGGCGTGGCCAAGTGGGTGGTCAAGGTAGGCAGTGCCCTGGTGACCGATGAGGGCCGTGGCCTGGATCACGCCCGCATCGCCGGCTGGGTGGCAGAGCTGGCGGCGCTGCGGGACAGGGGTGTCGAGGTGACCATGGTGTCCTCGGGGGCCGTGGCGGAGGGCATGCAGCGACTGCAGTGGCGGCATCGCCCGCGGGAACTCTACAAGCTCCAGGCCGCGGCGGCCGTGGGGCAGATGGGTCTGGTGCACGCCTACGAATCCGAGTTCCAGCGCTACGGCCTGCATACCGCGCAGGTGTTGCTGACCCACCATGATCTCAGCGATCGTCAGCGCTACCTGAACGCACGTACTACGTTGCGTACGCTGCTGGAGCTGGGTGTGGTGCCGGTGGTGAACGAAAACGACACGGTGGCCACCGACGAATTCCGCTTCGGCGACAACGACACGCTTGCGGCGCTGGTGGCGAATCTGGTGGAGGCGGACCGCCTGGTCATCCTGACCGACCAGCAGGGGCTGTTCGACTCGGATCCACGACAGTACCCCGATGCCCGGCTTATCACCGAGGGCGACGCCGGAGATCCCGACCTGGAGCGCCTGTGCGGGGAGGGTGCCGGCGAGTACGGGCGTGGCGGCATGCTCAGCAAGGTCCGCGCTGCGGCCCGTGCGGCGCGTTCCGGGGCGGCCACCGCGATTGCGTCGGGACGCGAGCCCGGGGTTCTGGAGCGTTTGCGCCGGGATGAGCGCGTGGGCACCTACCTGAAGCCGGCCCGGGAGCCACTGGGGGCGCGGAAACAATGGCTGGCCAGCCAGATGACGGCGCGGGGGCGGGTCTACCTGGACGCCGGCGCCGTCCGCGTTCTTCAGGAGTCCGGGCGCAGCCTGCTCCCCGTGGGCGTGACGGCCGTGGCGGGACAGTTCGCCCGGGGTGAAATCATCAGCTGCGTCGGCCCGGACGGCCGCGAAGTTGCCCGCGGGCTGGTCAATTACGATGCGGCAGAGGCCGACCGTATCAAGGGCGCCGCCAGTGATCGCATCGAGTCGCTTCTCGGGTATGTCGACGAGCCCGAGCTGATCCACCGGGACAACCTGGTCCTGCTCTGA
- the ispB gene encoding octaprenyl diphosphate synthase, protein MNIDDIRALMADDMKAVDRLIQQRLRSDVVLINQLGAYIINSGGKRLRPLQVLLAARACGYEGDHHRELAAVVEFIHTATLLHDDVVDASEKRRGQATANELWGNEASVLVGDFLYSRAFEMMVAVGSMPVMDVMAHTTNTIAEGEVMQLLNINDPDTTEERYLHVIYSKTATLFEAATRLGGILAEQDEDVCDNLAEYGKQLGTAFQLVDDALDYTGNANTTGKNIGDDLAEGKPTMPLIHAMRHGTEQQAAVIRGAIEQGGREEIDTILEAIETTGAITYTRALADQAVEKAVASLGQLPETPYRKAMESLARFSVERDY, encoded by the coding sequence ATGAACATCGATGACATCCGCGCCCTCATGGCGGACGACATGAAGGCAGTGGACCGGTTGATCCAGCAGCGGCTGCGCTCCGACGTGGTGCTCATCAACCAGCTCGGTGCATACATCATCAACAGCGGCGGCAAGCGGCTGCGCCCCCTCCAGGTGCTGCTCGCCGCGCGCGCGTGCGGGTACGAAGGTGACCATCACCGTGAACTCGCCGCCGTGGTGGAGTTCATCCACACGGCCACCCTGCTCCACGACGATGTCGTCGATGCCTCGGAAAAGCGCCGCGGCCAGGCCACGGCCAACGAGCTGTGGGGCAACGAGGCCAGCGTTCTGGTGGGCGATTTCCTCTACTCCCGCGCCTTCGAGATGATGGTTGCCGTGGGCAGCATGCCGGTGATGGACGTCATGGCCCACACCACCAACACCATCGCCGAGGGCGAGGTGATGCAGCTGCTCAACATCAACGACCCGGACACCACCGAGGAGCGGTACCTGCACGTCATCTACTCGAAGACCGCGACGCTGTTCGAGGCCGCCACACGCCTGGGCGGCATTCTCGCCGAGCAGGACGAGGACGTCTGCGACAACCTGGCCGAATACGGCAAGCAGCTCGGCACCGCGTTCCAACTGGTGGATGACGCCCTGGACTACACCGGCAACGCAAACACCACAGGCAAGAACATCGGCGACGACCTCGCCGAAGGCAAGCCGACCATGCCCCTGATTCACGCCATGCGCCACGGCACGGAGCAACAGGCGGCGGTCATCCGCGGCGCCATCGAGCAGGGTGGGCGCGAGGAGATCGACACCATTCTGGAAGCGATTGAAACAACCGGAGCGATCACCTATACTCGCGCCCTCGCGGATCAGGCAGTGGAAAAAGCCGTCGCCAGCCTCGGGCAACTGCCTGAGACGCCTTACCGGAAGGCGATGGAATCACTGGCCAGGTTCAGCGTGGAGCGCGACTACTGA
- the rplU gene encoding 50S ribosomal protein L21 encodes MYAVIKTGGKQYRVSEGDILRVEKLDAEAGSSVEFDQVLLVSDGDDVKIGAPMLEGSKVQAEVTDAGKGEKVHIIKFKRRQNYRRHKGHRQPYTEVKITGISAG; translated from the coding sequence ATGTACGCCGTGATCAAAACCGGAGGCAAGCAGTATCGTGTCTCTGAAGGGGACATCCTTCGCGTCGAGAAGCTCGACGCCGAGGCGGGCTCGTCCGTGGAGTTCGACCAGGTGTTGCTGGTCTCCGACGGTGACGACGTGAAGATTGGCGCGCCGATGCTCGAGGGCAGCAAGGTGCAGGCTGAGGTCACGGACGCCGGCAAGGGCGAAAAGGTCCATATCATCAAGTTCAAGCGGCGGCAGAACTATCGCCGCCACAAGGGTCATCGTCAGCCCTACACCGAAGTCAAGATTACCGGCATTTCCGCAGGCTGA